A window of Ipomoea triloba cultivar NCNSP0323 chromosome 2, ASM357664v1 contains these coding sequences:
- the LOC116007660 gene encoding 40S ribosomal protein S7, with translation MYTSLTKIRKDKEAEPSEFEESVAQALFDLENTNQELKSDLKDLYINAAVQIDVSGNKKAVVIHVPYRLRKAFRKIHVRLVRELEKKFSGKDVILIATRRIVRPPKRGSAVQRPRSRTLTSVHEAMLEDVVVPAEIVGKRIRYRIDGSKIMKVFLDPKQKNDTEYKLETFSAVYRKLSGKDVVFEYPLTEA, from the exons ATGTATACCTCGTTGACAAAAATCCGGAAGGATAAGGAGGCCGAGCCTTCAGAATTTGAGGAGTCAGTGGCACAG GCCTTGTTTGATTTGGAAAATACCAACCAAGAGCTCAAGAGTGACTTGAAGGACCTGTACATCAATGCTGCTGT ACAAATTGATGTCTCTGGAAACAAGAAGGCTGTAGTTATCCATGTGCCATACAGGCTGAGAAAAGCTTTCCGCAAAATTCATGTTAGGCTTGTGAGGGAGCTGGAGAAGAAATTCAGCGGGAAg GATGTGATTCTGATTGCCACCAGGAGGATTGTGAGGCCCCCGAAGAGAGGTTCTGCTGTTCAACGACCACGCAGCAGGACACTCACCTCTGTTCATGAGGCCATGCTAGAGGATGTTGTTGTCCCTGCCGAGATCGTTGGGAAGCGGATTAGGTATCGCATTGATGGATCCAAGATAATGAAG GTGTTCTTGGACCCAAAGCAGAAGAACGACACAGAATACAAGCTCGAGACATTTTCTGCAGTTTACCGGAAGCTTTCAGGTAAAGATGTTGTCTTCGAGTACCCTCTAACCGAGGCTTAG